The Lolium rigidum isolate FL_2022 chromosome 1, APGP_CSIRO_Lrig_0.1, whole genome shotgun sequence region ggaggcgacgtatcttggtccaagacagcacgggggcgtcccccggtcgacgtgccacagcgacatgtgcctcATTGCTTGCAGCatgcctgttcatcgactcacaaagcctcgatggcgatggtgcttttttggatcttgcaaagGTGGAGGCTCGacgtctcttcttgcgttcgtctcggcggcgttggaattggacggcggccgctggctacggtggttgcagcAAACCCTagagatcgttttgtatttctcgatcttttaggtttttatctgcaaattcaggataattattttatcccggtttgttttttagtttccacatgtgttgatTCATGTAACTTGGTGTTCAATTAATGAAAcatgtggttgctctcaaaaaaaaaaacttttctgCATTCGGATGGTCAGCTGTGTCAATACCATCTTGTCCTGGGCGTGTCTTCACAAAATTGTTCCGTCTCTAAGTTAGCAATCACCCTTTGATTATAAAGAGCGTGCAATCTCCAACGCAACTAGCAAATAAAATATGTATGACGATATGCTATGGTGTCATGGGGGTGCCCCCCTAGTCCATAAGCAAAGGTTCTTTCATGTGGATGTATGATGGCCTTGTGATATCGTATCTTCTCTACCATCGGAACTGCCCTCTATGTACTTTCACCTGATCAATCTCTATATAAGACCTCATGCATATCTTTCTTTCGCACAGCTAGGGCTAGACCTTCAGAAGTACACACATCCTTGCACCATTCAAACTTTTGTGTGAAGGAAACACTTCACAGATCCTTTTGGACAAAACCCTTTTTTTGTACCAACAAGTTAGTATTGAGCCCTGAAGGTTGGGAGCCAGGTGAAACAGATGGGGAAACTGAACAAGGTTATCAAGGAACAGAGGGCCAAGCTCTACATCATCCGCCGCTGCGTCGTCATGCTTCTCTGCCGGAGTGATTGACCAATCCATCGATTTGTTCGCCACAGATCGATGGGTGATATTTTATTTCAGCCGATCGATCCCTTCTGTTTTGGATCTTTTTTCGTCCTGCCGAAGATGGTTTCGGCAGGCCTTCAGATTCAAGCGACATGCTGTTATGGGATTGCGTGTTCATGCATGCACTGCCCAGGCTTGCTTGCATTTTAGGAGGGATTGATTGTTTCATGGTTGAAATTTTCCACTCCGTTGGCATTTTAACTTGCCTCCGTGGAGGCAAGGGTGTGAGAACACGAGCGCTCAACTGTAAAGGTTGACTAGGAAGTttgcggcgcggcgcacgccgcgcccgtgttgTCGAGATTCTTTTTTAAAAATAGCGTTTTTTTAGGTTTAAGAGTGCAGGATTCcttgtcaaaaaaaattgaacaaacaTCTAAAACTCGACCGCGCTTTTGGTATCAAGATCGTTGGTTACAATTTTGTATAAATAATACAATATCTGGGTTGCTGAAGTACCGCGGAACTGCTAGAGAAATAGGCGAATGGTGTAGTGCTTTTGTTTCTAGATTGTTGGATAAAATATTGTAGAAATAAATAATATCTAGGTTGTTGAAGTACCCCAAAAGTACCGGTGAAATAGGCGGCTGATGGTGGAGTGCTTTTGTTTTCGGTGTTGCTACAAAAGGAAATGGTAGTATTTCTCCAACCGAAAGAGGCAACAGTAATGCGGTAAATCTATCTTTCTAAAGTTACCATAGAAGAAGGTCATCCCACGTGAAAATGTGACGGATGGTGAAGTAAGTATATTTTGTTGATGCTACCGTAGAAGAACACACCATTATTTTTCCCCAAGTAAAAGAGGGAGCGGATGCTGGATTTTTTTTGAATCGCGGTTGAAGAATTATACATTACTAAAGAAATATCGGCAGGTAATTATTGTCCAGAACCATGGTTGAGGTTGAAGGGTAGCTAACGCCGCATTTCATAGTTGACATCAAAAATGTTCAAGATGTCTCCTGAGAAATTGTTTTATTGAAAAATATAGGTAGTTTCTGCCTCGCGAAAAATTACGGCCCGAGCTAAACTTGAGACTGAAATTACCACGTTGCTGCACCGTTGATAAATTATCGCCGTTGGAATATGCCCCCTCAAATAATTAAATATTAGGTAATCAACGA contains the following coding sequences:
- the LOC124653529 gene encoding small polypeptide DEVIL 4-like, which gives rise to MGVGSQVKQMGKLNKVIKEQRAKLYIIRRCVVMLLCRSD